The proteins below come from a single Streptomyces sp. MRC013 genomic window:
- a CDS encoding sigma-70 family RNA polymerase sigma factor yields the protein MDDKAEQQLTELLAADLDGGFTELVRVHGRAVYTFLFRVCGSATEADDLGQDVFLRAYTALRGYAPERRRELKPRAWLLAVAANVWRNHVRTRTRRPALAGMPVEDVAGSWTDHGAGPEERAELADDRGRLVTALLQLSEQQRIAVVLRHVMGMSYAEVAEVQGCPVGTVKAQVSRGLRSLRRLLDPAIPVWEEVAT from the coding sequence ATGGACGACAAGGCCGAGCAGCAGCTGACCGAGCTCCTGGCTGCGGATCTGGACGGTGGGTTCACCGAGCTGGTCCGAGTGCACGGAAGAGCGGTGTACACGTTCCTGTTTCGGGTCTGCGGCTCCGCGACGGAAGCCGACGACCTGGGTCAGGACGTGTTCCTGCGCGCCTACACGGCACTACGGGGGTACGCCCCCGAGCGACGGAGGGAGCTGAAACCCCGTGCCTGGTTGCTGGCCGTCGCCGCGAACGTCTGGCGCAACCACGTGCGCACCCGTACGCGGCGGCCCGCCCTGGCGGGAATGCCCGTGGAGGACGTGGCCGGTTCCTGGACCGACCACGGCGCCGGGCCCGAGGAGCGCGCGGAGCTGGCCGACGATCGGGGGCGCCTGGTCACCGCACTGTTGCAGTTGTCGGAGCAGCAGCGCATAGCGGTCGTGCTCCGGCATGTGATGGGGATGAGCTACGCGGAAGTGGCAGAGGTGCAGGGTTGCCCGGTCGGCACGGTCAAGGCGCAGGTGTCCAGAGGACTGAGAAGTCTCCGCCGGCTGCTGGATCCGGCGATACCGGTGTGGGAGGAGGTGGCGACGTGA
- a CDS encoding methylated-DNA--[protein]-cysteine S-methyltransferase, whose translation MRTDGHPAAPTAAVAVHATVLGPLVLAATDEALVLCAFDPPEAGAGRARRAGLHPVEEAEATAAQRRVLDEARTQLGAYLHGKRRDFTVPVDLRLATPFSRRTVSILGEFVPYGRTTTYARLAEALDRPRAARAVGTALGANPLCLVLPCHRIVGSAGRLSGYAGGPEAKRFLLDLEATTLPAAYPRL comes from the coding sequence GTGCGAACCGACGGTCACCCCGCCGCCCCCACCGCCGCTGTGGCGGTACACGCCACGGTCCTCGGGCCGCTCGTGCTGGCGGCCACGGACGAGGCGCTCGTGCTGTGCGCCTTCGACCCGCCCGAGGCCGGGGCCGGACGCGCACGCAGGGCCGGTCTGCATCCGGTGGAGGAGGCGGAGGCCACAGCGGCGCAGCGGCGGGTGCTGGACGAAGCGCGGACACAACTCGGCGCCTACCTGCACGGCAAGCGCCGTGACTTCACCGTGCCGGTGGATCTGCGCCTCGCGACGCCGTTCAGTCGCCGGACCGTGTCGATACTCGGGGAATTCGTGCCGTACGGGCGGACCACGACGTACGCGCGGCTCGCCGAGGCCCTCGACCGGCCGCGGGCCGCCCGGGCGGTCGGGACGGCGCTGGGTGCCAACCCGCTGTGTCTGGTGCTCCCGTGTCACCGGATCGTCGGGTCCGCCGGTCGCCTCAGCGGATACGCGGGCGGTCCGGAGGCAAAGCGTTTCCTCCTCGACCTCGAAGCGACGACCCTCCCGGCAGCCTACCCACGCCTGTGA
- a CDS encoding MGMT family protein — translation MKRNDRRGDQEALTRLERVADDLVGLAADPPEDFALRVLRHVGIRCERYDTYVRLRTPAGGLFVAAGPHAVTGAALDSAGLTATAFEELHRVRTRRSAVRATKPFPGVLTALRTGRARRLPVDLSGLTVTERAVLETVRTIPPGQLRPVGWVAREAGAPEAAVTGALARNPVAVLVPSHRVTRDDGVPCDAGPLSGAGDALRTAEGIDMERMAELHHDGVVFLGSDTTRVYCHPTCAHARRIAPRHQVPFRTVREAGRAGYRPCKSCRPAAV, via the coding sequence GTGAAGCGGAATGACCGGCGAGGTGATCAAGAGGCGCTGACCCGTCTCGAACGGGTGGCGGACGACCTGGTCGGGCTCGCCGCGGACCCTCCGGAGGACTTCGCCCTGCGTGTGCTGCGGCACGTCGGTATCCGGTGCGAGCGGTACGACACGTACGTCCGGCTCAGGACGCCCGCCGGTGGTCTGTTCGTGGCGGCCGGACCGCATGCCGTGACGGGTGCCGCGCTGGACTCGGCGGGTCTCACGGCGACGGCCTTCGAGGAACTGCACCGTGTCCGCACGCGCCGATCCGCCGTACGGGCGACCAAGCCGTTCCCGGGAGTCCTCACCGCCCTGCGTACCGGGCGAGCGCGGAGGTTGCCCGTCGACCTCTCCGGCCTCACCGTGACCGAGCGGGCGGTGCTGGAGACCGTGCGGACCATCCCGCCGGGGCAGTTGCGGCCCGTCGGCTGGGTCGCGCGGGAGGCCGGAGCCCCGGAGGCCGCGGTGACCGGCGCCCTGGCGAGGAACCCGGTGGCCGTGCTGGTCCCCTCCCACCGTGTGACCCGCGACGACGGCGTCCCCTGTGACGCCGGTCCCCTGTCCGGTGCGGGTGACGCACTGCGTACGGCGGAGGGCATCGACATGGAGAGGATGGCCGAGCTCCACCACGACGGGGTGGTGTTCCTCGGAAGCGACACCACACGCGTCTACTGCCATCCGACCTGTGCCCACGCCCGCCGCATCGCCCCGCGCCACCAGGTCCCGTTCCGCACGGTCCGCGAGGCCGGCCGAGCCGGGTACCGCCCCTGCAAGAGCTGCCGACCCGCCGCCGTGTGA
- a CDS encoding type I restriction-modification system subunit M/S: protein MLTNPPFNMSDSSGEQRRQGHWAYGAPPLDNDNFAWVQHCLSKLRKGGRAGIIMPNKAGNSGHRAEQAIRRNLVEGGVVDCVVALPAQLFTSTAVPVSVWLLRHPDDPCDSTLFLDARHMGAKDGSRRILSTLDAENLLNAYRARRSPGEAAPPLGTTTAEQQVPGALVSREKLRQSDYSLNPLDHVARRKDGTDNTEHESGVGFVWEQLRHAEEHLREVQDAAAVLPFVADRGPLPRRVRPASVHTLDSLCQIQAGPSYSKLGRAQRSSGGPIPVVFPRHLRDRCITDAQDERVSEETARRLRSFELRGRDIVCVRSGAIVPPALVRQHQDGWLMSPNVIRIRVSEGCRDRVLPEYLFHYLCLDESVAWMRDRAAATAAPSLRTESLGSLRIPLPKLSEQYEIVTALDGLDKLERAHQTVVASLRRARTALADALLGRSSEFAAETPSHPSFEKEASL, encoded by the coding sequence GTGCTCACCAACCCGCCGTTCAACATGAGCGACTCCAGCGGCGAACAACGTCGTCAGGGACATTGGGCGTACGGGGCTCCGCCCCTCGACAATGACAACTTCGCCTGGGTCCAGCACTGCCTGTCCAAGCTTCGCAAAGGAGGGCGGGCCGGCATCATCATGCCGAACAAGGCGGGTAATTCAGGGCACAGGGCCGAGCAGGCCATCCGTCGGAACCTGGTGGAAGGCGGCGTAGTCGACTGTGTCGTCGCCCTGCCGGCCCAGTTGTTCACCAGCACTGCCGTACCGGTCTCCGTGTGGTTGTTGCGCCATCCCGACGACCCGTGCGACAGCACTCTGTTCCTCGACGCGCGGCACATGGGAGCGAAGGACGGGTCACGCCGCATTCTCAGCACCCTGGACGCCGAAAACCTCCTCAACGCTTACCGCGCTCGCAGGAGCCCGGGAGAAGCCGCTCCTCCGCTCGGAACGACGACGGCAGAGCAGCAGGTTCCCGGTGCGCTGGTGTCCCGGGAAAAACTGCGGCAGAGCGACTACTCGCTCAACCCCCTCGACCACGTCGCGCGCCGGAAGGACGGAACGGACAACACCGAGCACGAGTCCGGGGTCGGGTTCGTCTGGGAGCAACTGCGCCACGCCGAGGAACACCTCCGCGAGGTCCAGGACGCCGCCGCCGTGCTGCCGTTCGTCGCGGACCGCGGACCGCTGCCTCGGAGGGTCCGGCCGGCCTCCGTACACACCCTCGATTCACTGTGCCAGATTCAGGCCGGCCCGTCCTATTCCAAACTGGGTAGGGCTCAACGCAGTAGCGGCGGGCCGATTCCCGTTGTGTTCCCGCGGCATCTGAGGGACCGGTGCATCACCGACGCACAGGACGAGCGGGTTTCGGAGGAAACAGCTCGTCGGCTGAGGAGCTTCGAACTGCGGGGAAGGGACATCGTGTGTGTCCGCTCGGGCGCGATCGTCCCTCCGGCGTTGGTCCGGCAACACCAGGACGGCTGGCTGATGAGCCCGAACGTCATCCGAATCCGTGTGAGCGAAGGGTGTCGGGACCGAGTCCTGCCGGAGTACCTGTTCCACTACCTGTGCCTGGATGAGTCCGTCGCCTGGATGCGGGACCGGGCTGCGGCTACCGCGGCCCCGTCGCTCCGCACCGAGTCCCTCGGATCCCTGCGCATCCCTCTGCCGAAGCTGTCCGAGCAATACGAGATCGTGACCGCGCTGGACGGTCTGGACAAGCTGGAGCGCGCACACCAGACCGTCGTCGCCTCTTTGCGGCGCGCCCGTACCGCTCTTGCCGACGCGTTGCTGGGCCGGTCCTCCGAGTTCGCCGCTGAAACCCCGTCCCACCCCTCGTTCGAGAAGGAAGCGTCGTTGTGA